In Anticarsia gemmatalis isolate Benzon Research Colony breed Stoneville strain chromosome 4, ilAntGemm2 primary, whole genome shotgun sequence, one DNA window encodes the following:
- the BTBD9 gene encoding BTB (POZ) domain containing 9 → MSSQHQYMSVNNTSSARVGDIEHISHLSEHIGSLCLSSEYSDVTLIVEGQRIPAHKVILAASSDYFRALLYGGMREANQAEVELQAPLQAFKALLRYVYSGHMGLSLLREDTVLDMLGLAHQFNFQELEAAISDYLRQVLALRNVCAVLDAARLYGLKALMDYCYNFLDRNAIEVLQHDSFLQLSVEALQGVLERDSFFAPEADIFKAVCSWFNANQIWVKSEGGQAQVEKILKCVRLTLMSLEELLTVVRPFSLVTPDMLLDAIQEKTQTNSTELRHRGLLLPEENVATPKRGARVISGDMRSALLDGDTENYDMERGYTRHTINDAPDNPGIVVRLPAPTIVNHVRLLLWDRDNRSYAYYIEVSVDQKDWVRVIDHSNYFCRSWQNLYFEPRVVQYIKLVGTSNTVNKVFHAVALEAMHTARVPPLRNGLIEPVHNVATVELSAVVIEGISRSRNALLNGDTEHYDWDQGYTCHQLGSGAIVVQLAQPYLLSSIRMLLWDCDYRHYSYYVETSLNYWDWEMVCDRTREPCRSWQVIYFKPRPVSIIRIVGTNNSVNEVFHLVHLECPAQVEEPREDPAAKKQRPSHENRLNPSGSGSSDSGACAPAAAAPEAAAGAAPGTPPTPRALPPAETATEAEERYDD, encoded by the exons GCCACCTGTCGGAACACATAGGCTCACTATGTCTGTCCTCGGAGTACTCTGACGTCACGCTCATCGTGGAGGGCCAGAGGATCCCTGCACACAAGGTCATCCTCGCAGCCAGCAGTGATTACTTCAGGGCGCTGCTTTATGGCGGCATGAGGGAAGCTAATCAG GCTGAAGTGGAGTTGCAAGCACCGCTGCAGGCGTTCAAAGCACTCCTCCGATATGTTTACTCAG GTCACATGGGTCTCTCGCTGTTGCGCGAGGACACGGTCCTGGACATGCTGGGCCTGGCGCATCAGTTCAACTTCCAGGAGCTGGAGGCGGCTATCTCTGACTACTTGAGGCAGGTGCTCGCGCTCAGGAATGTTTGTGCTGTGCTCGATGCGGCCAG ACTGTACGGGCTGAAGGCGCTGATGGACTATTGCTACAACTTCCTGGACAGGAACGCGATAGAAGTGTTGCAGCACGACTCCTTCCTGCAACTGTCTGTC GAAGCGCTGCAAGGTGTACTGGAGCGCGACTCGTTCTTCGCGCCCGAGGCCGACATCTTCAAGGCGGTGTGCAGCTGGTTCAACGCCAACCAGATATGGGTCAAGTCTGAGGGCGGACAGGCACAAGTT gaAAAGATTCTCAAATGCGTGCGTCTAACGCTGATGAGCTTGGAGGAGCTGCTGACGGTGGTGCGTCCGTTCTCGCTCGTGACCCCCGACATGTTGCTCGACGCCATACAGGAGAAGACGCAGACCAACAGCACCGAGCTACGCCACAGGGGACTACTGT TGCCAGAAGAGAACGTAGCGACGCCAAAACGCGGCGCGCGCGTGATTTCGGGCGACATGCGCTCGGCGCTGCTGGACGGTGACACGGAGAACTACGACATGGAGCGCGGCTACACGCGCCACACCATCAACGACGCGCCCGACAACCCCGGCATCGTCGTGCGCCTGCCCGCCCCCACCATCGTCAACCACGTGCGCCTGCTGCTGTGGGACCGGGACAACAG GTCGTACGCGTACTACATCGAGGTATCAGTGGACCAGAAGGACTGGGTGCGCGTGATCGACCACAGCAACTACTTCTGTCGCTCGTGGCAGAACTTGTACTTTGAGCCGCGAGTCGTCCAGTACATCAAGCTGGTCGGCACTAGCAATACTGTTAATAAG gtgTTCCACGCAGTAGCGTTGGAGGCGATGCACACGGCGCGTGTCCCTCCACTACGCAACGGCCTCATTGAGCCCGTGCACAATGTCGCCACCGTCGAACTGTCCGCTGTCGTTATTGAAGGCATCAG TCGTTCCCGCAACGCGCTTCTTAACGGCGACACGGAGCACTACGACTGGGACCAGGGCTACACGTGCCACCAGCTCGGCTCGGGCGCCATCGTGGTGCAGCTCGCACAGCCCTACCTGCTGTCCTCCATCCGCATGCTGCTGTGGGACTGCGACTACAGGCACTACTCGTACTACGTGGAGACCTCGCTCAACTACTGGGACTGGGAGATGGTGTGTGACCGCACGCGCGAGCCATGCAG GTCCTGGCAAGTGATATACTTCAAGCCACGCCCGGTGTCGATCATACGTATCGTCGGTACCAACAACTCGGTTAACGAg GTATTCCACCTGGTGCACCTAGAGTGCCCGGCGCAGGTGGAGGAGCCGCGCGAGGACCCCGCCGCCAAGAAGCAGAGGCCTTCACACGAGAACAGGCTCAATCCTAGCG GGTCAGGTTCATCAGACAGTGGAGCGTGTGCCCCGGCCGCAGCCGCCCCGGAGGCCGCCGCGGGCGCAGCCCCCGGCACTCCGCCCACGCCCCGCGCGCTGCCCCCCGCCGAGACCGCCACGGAGGCCGAGGAGAGGTACGACGACTGA